In Camelina sativa cultivar DH55 chromosome 16, Cs, whole genome shotgun sequence, a single window of DNA contains:
- the LOC104749799 gene encoding APO protein 1, chloroplastic, with the protein MLLVSPACRGVYLQTVDQPKPIDLSARGSYASCFQISRSIPKRECWMRLGTFVCINQNKKRHVFTQNVDLPPVLPKNKKKPYPVPFKQIQEEARKDKKLAQMGIEKQLDPPKNGLLVPSLVPVASQVIDNWKLLIKGLAQLLHVVPVFACSECGAVHVASSGHSIKDCNGPTSSQRRGSHSWVKGTINDVLIPVESYHMYDPFGRRIKHETRFDYERIPALVELCIQAGVDIPEYPCRRRTQPIRMMGKRVIERGGYVREPDKPQTSSSLSSPLAELDTLGACERYPPPTPEDIPRIAQETMDAYVKVRLGVTKLMSKFTVKACGYCSEVHVGPWGHSVKLCGEFKHQWRDGKHGWQDALVDEVFPPNYVWHVRDLKGNPLTGSLRRFYGKAPALVEICMHSGARVPQRYKAMMRLDIIVPDSQEADMVA; encoded by the exons ATGCTTCTGGTTTCGCCTGCTTGTAGAGGTGTTTATCTTCAGACCGTAGATCAACCAAAGCCAATTGATTTATCAGCCAGAGGTTCTTATGCAAGTTGCTTTCAG attTCTCGTTCAATCCCTAAAAGGGAGTGTTGGATGAGGTTAGGAACCTTTGTTTGTATCAATCAGAACAAGAAACGACATGTCTTTACGCAGAACGTTGATCTTCCTCctgttttaccaaaaaacaagaaaaagccTTACCCTGTTCCTTTTAAGCAAATACAAGAAGAAGCTAGGAAAGATAAGAAACTTGCTCAGATGGGTATAGAGAAACAGTTAGATCCTCCCAAAAATGGATTGCTAGTTCCCAGTCTTGTTCCTGTGGCTTCTCAAGTCATTGATAATTGGAAGTTGTTGATCAAGGGTTTAGCACAGCTGCTGCATGTTGTTCCCGTCTTTGCTTGCAGTGAGTGTGGGGCTGTTCATGTGGCTAGTTCTGGTCACAGTATTAAGGATTGCAATGGTCCTACAAGTTCACAGCGGCGTGGTTCTCATTCATGGGTCAAAGGTACCATCAATGATGTTCTTATTCCTGTTGAGTCGTACCATATGTATGACCCTTTTGGGAGACGCATAAAGCATGAAACTCGGTTTGACTATGAGAGGATCCCGGCACTTGTTGAGCTATGTATTCAGGCTGGAGTTGATATCCCAGAGTATCCTTGTCGCAGAAGGACACAACCAATACGAATGATGGGGAAGAGAGTGATCGAACGTGGTGGATATGTTAGAGAGCCTGATAAGCCGcaaacatcatcttcattgtcaTCTCCACTAGCCGAGCTTGACACGCTTGGTGCTTGTGAAAGGTATCCACCTCCCACACCAGAGGACATACCTAGGATAGCACAGGAAACAATGGACGCTTACGTGAAAGTTAGATTGGGGGTGACGAAACTGATGAGCAAATTCACAGTCAAAGCATGCGGATATTGTTCTGAAGTGCATGTAGGACCATGGGGACATAGTGTGAAGCTGTGCGGAGAGTTCAAACACCAATGGAGAGATGGGAAGCACGGATGGCAAGATGCTCTTGTGGACGAAGTTTTTCCTCCAAACTATGTATGGCATGTGAGAGACCTTAAGGGAAATCCACTTACCGGAAGTCTCAGGAGGTTTTATGGTAAAGCTCCTGCTTTGGTTGAGATTTGTATGCACAGTGGAGCTCGGGTACCTCAACGCTACAAGGCAATGATGAGGCTTGACATTATCGTTCCTGATTCACAGGAAGCCGACATGGTTGCATAG